Genomic window (Fluviispira vulneris):
AGCCTCTTCAAAGTATTTTTTTCTCTTGTCAGCATCAAGCTCTGCTTCTGCTTTTTTTAATAATTTATCAAAGTTTTCACTGCGATATTTAGAGTTATTTTGAATATTATCACCCTTCAATAGCTCCGCAAAGGTATTTACATCGTTATAATCTCCATTCCATCTGTCAAAAGCGACTTGAAAATCTCCTTTTTGTCTTGTTTTCAAAAACACTTTCCACTCTTGATTTTCAAGTTCGACTTGAACACCGAGATGATCTTTCCACATAGAAGCGACAGCAAGAGCAAGCTTTTTAAAGTTTTCATTTGTACTGTAAGTAATTTTAAGCTTTAATGGATTTTTTTCTGAATAGCCTGCTTCAGCATATAGTTTTTTTGCTTCTTTTATTCTTTCTTCCATAGGCTGCTTTGACCAATTGTACTCATGCAATTGATAATTTTTAACTCCTTGTGCTGCAATATCGTTAGATGGAATCTCCCCTCTTCTTGTTACTTTATTTGTAATAACATTTCTATCAACCACTAAATTAAGTGCTTGTCTTAATTTTTTATTATCTTTAAATGGCGCGATTTGATTGTTGAAACTAAAAAAGTAACTGCCTAAAAAGGCGTGGCTACGAACTTCACTGCCAAGTTGTTTCTTTAATTTTTCGAATTGATCCGTTGCTATATCGTTCGTCATATCAAGCTGGCCTGAAAGAAACATCTGCTCTTCGCTGTTAACATTTTGTACTGGAAAATAATTTACTTCTTCTATGACAGTCTTACTTGCATTCCAATAATATGGATTTTTTACCAATGTTAACTTATCACCTACTCGCCAATAAGTGAGTTTATAAGGTCCATTGCTCACAAGTGTTCCTGGTTGGAAATATTTATCCCCGTATTTTTCCAATTCCTTTTTGTGCACAGGCGAGAAGTTTCTCATTACTAATACATCCAAAATTGCGGGATTTTTCTTTGAGAGTTGCACTTGCAAAGTATGATCATCGAGGGCTTTCGCTCCTAACGAACTCACAGAAACTTTTCCTTCGTTGACTTCTGCACCATTTTTAATTGCGTGGATTAAAAAAGAATAAGTCGAAGCTACCTTTGGATCCGCTAAACGTTGCATTCCAAATACATAATCATGCGCAGTAACGGGATCGCCATTTGACCATTTGGCATTTTTGCGCAAGTGAAAAGTATAGGTGAGACCATCAGCACTGATATCCCACTTTTCAGCGCCTGCAGGCACAACAACACCTTCATTGTTATCACGCACTAGGCCTTCAAAAAGATCGATAGCAACGTTATTACCCTGTTTATCTTCTGTTTTTTGTGTATCAAGGGTTGGAAGTTCTGCACCATTCCCTTTATTAAAAACCTGTTTTTTTGCTAAAGTTACATTTTTAGGAACTTCAGCTGCAAACGAAACTGAGGAAAACAAGAGTGTTGCTAACACACTCGAGGATATGAGCTTATTTCTTGAAACCGCCATAACTGAGATCTCCCATACTGTTGTACTTTTTTAAAATGCAACGCAAAAATATCATCGATTTTTTTGGCCGTCTAGCCTATTTCTAATTATTATAAAAAAAAACTCTCAAAAAAAATTTTTGAGAGTTTTTCATGAGTTTTAAGAACTTTAAATGATTTAATTTGCCCTGCGTCCACGTTCCAGATCTTCTTGATGACGCAAAGAATAGAGCGCCCATGGCTGGATCTGCAAACGTTTAAATCCGATTGGATCTCCTGTTCCTTCACACAGACCATAAGTGCCATCATTGGCATCAATTTTTCTGAGAGCTTTTTCAATAAGAGAAAGCTTGTTACGTTCCGCCTCAGCAAGTTTCATATTGACTTCTTGATCGGTTTCGACAGAGGCAAGATCTGTCTCATCAGAGATATCATCACGGCTAATTTCATATGCGCCTTCAGTTTTGCGTGCATGTTCTTTAGCATAAAGTTCATCACGCATCTTTGTAAGAACAGATTTGAGCTGAATAATCTCTTCACGAGTCAACTCTTGTGGTTGGGAAGGCATCTTAGGTGGCATCGTTTTTCGTACTCCTACACAACACTGATACCAAAAACAAACATTGGTATGACTTTATGAGATGCAAATATAAACATCAAATGTCTAAATTCGCCATTTAAAATTGATAT
Coding sequences:
- a CDS encoding peptide ABC transporter substrate-binding protein encodes the protein MAVSRNKLISSSVLATLLFSSVSFAAEVPKNVTLAKKQVFNKGNGAELPTLDTQKTEDKQGNNVAIDLFEGLVRDNNEGVVVPAGAEKWDISADGLTYTFHLRKNAKWSNGDPVTAHDYVFGMQRLADPKVASTYSFLIHAIKNGAEVNEGKVSVSSLGAKALDDHTLQVQLSKKNPAILDVLVMRNFSPVHKKELEKYGDKYFQPGTLVSNGPYKLTYWRVGDKLTLVKNPYYWNASKTVIEEVNYFPVQNVNSEEQMFLSGQLDMTNDIATDQFEKLKKQLGSEVRSHAFLGSYFFSFNNQIAPFKDNKKLRQALNLVVDRNVITNKVTRRGEIPSNDIAAQGVKNYQLHEYNWSKQPMEERIKEAKKLYAEAGYSEKNPLKLKITYSTNENFKKLALAVASMWKDHLGVQVELENQEWKVFLKTRQKGDFQVAFDRWNGDYNDVNTFAELLKGDNIQNNSKYRSENFDKLLKKAEAELDADKRKKYFEEALSFAMNDYPILPLYTAVAVHLVKKNIGGFTGKNPLDNISTFDLYKIEPAKVLKN
- a CDS encoding TraR/DksA family transcriptional regulator; translated protein: MPPKMPSQPQELTREEIIQLKSVLTKMRDELYAKEHARKTEGAYEISRDDISDETDLASVETDQEVNMKLAEAERNKLSLIEKALRKIDANDGTYGLCEGTGDPIGFKRLQIQPWALYSLRHQEDLERGRRAN